A region of the Brassica napus cultivar Da-Ae unplaced genomic scaffold, Da-Ae ScsIHWf_757;HRSCAF=1095, whole genome shotgun sequence genome:
accgcccgattggggctgcattcccaaacaacccgactcgtagacagcgcctcgtggtgcgacagggtccgggcacgacggggctctcaccctctctggcgcccctttccagggaacttgggcccggtccgtcgctgaggacgcttctccagactacaattcgaacgccgaagacgtccgattttcaagctgggctcttcccggttcgctcgccgttactaagggaatccttgttgtTGTGAACAGAGAGATGAAATCGTGTGTTCTGTTCTTATTCATtctgaatcaaagtgttcccttatataggggatacaaGGGATGAGtaaaatggaaagtatccaaatcataatcctagagtaaaaaggaaaacctcctaatagataaacatgaaacataaatgGAAACGTTATCCTAAAGAggcggccgactctctctcccctttgggccgcggtctctctctctctctatgggcctcggtcttggcctttggcttctagcaatccacattgttcataacactcccccttggatgctagaaccatatgggctcgtatcatgcacgatgttgcctcgttaaaacctctctaggaaaaccaaaaacccaaggtgggaaaaaatggaaaccgtagacaggaaaaagagtacaacgcatgacactccccctgatgaaggcatcactgcaGATCCTTCAGGCGgcgcatccctatctgatgaaccagcttcctgaatGTTGAGGTTGGTAGAGACTTGGTGAAtaggtcggctgagttgtcgctggatcggacttgaactacttgaacctcctttgccttctgcaggtcgtgggtgaaaaagaacttgggcaggatgtgcttggtcctgtctcccttgatgtatccttccttgagctgagctATGCACGCTGCATTGTCCTCGTAGATGATCGTTGgctcttctttttcctttcccATGGCCAGGCCACTCTCCTTTAGgatatggccggtcatgttcctcaaccacacaagctctcggcttgcttcaaacatggctatgatctcggcatgattagAGGATGTGGCCACTAAGGATTGTTTTGTGGACCGCCAACATACTGCAGCCCCACTGTGTATAAACACATATCctgtctgagatctagcattgtgtgggtcagataagtacccagcatctgcatatccgaccaTGTTCTCTCCTGGCCGGTTGGTATAGAATAAACCAAGgtcttttgttccttgcagatacctgaacagatgtttcactccgttccaATGCCTTAAGGTCGGACATGATCCAAATCTGGAtagtaagctcacggcaaagcttatgtccggtctagtatgactagctaaatacattaaggccccaatggcacttaaGTAAGGCATGTCCGGTCCGAGTGCTTCCTCGTCCGGTCTCTTAGGTCCGAATGGatccttctcaaggtctaaggacctcacgaccataggacaCGGTAAGGGGTGTGCCTGGTCCATATTgaattgcttgagtatcttctctgtataagtttcttgatgcacaaggatgccatttgccttatactcaaactgtaatcccaaacagaacttagtttttcctaagtctttcatttcgaattctttctttagacattcgaccgtttgggaaatctctccagaggttcctattatgttcaggtcgtccacatagacagacattataacatagcccttgctgtcgaatttctttatgaatatacatggacttattggatcgttcttataTCCCTCTTTGGTTAGGTACTCGGACAGCCGgttataccacattcgacctgactgttttaaaccatataaagctttgttcagcttaatgcaatgttgttctcgagaacctttcttatctttgagctcaataccctctggaatTCTCATATGTATTTCGTTGTCCAGTGGTCCGTACAGGTATGCTGtaactacatccattaggcgcaaATCAATGCTCTCtctcacggccagactgattaaGTATCTCAATGTAgtcgcatccaccacaggggaataagtttcctcaaagtctattccaggtctttgtgagaatccttgtgctacaagccgtgctttgtatctcactacttctcctttctcatttctcttccttacaaagacccatttgtatcccactggtttgacatctctaggtgtcaagattatagggccaaaaacgcctctctttcttaatgattctaactccacgtttatagcttgtttccatttgatccaatccgatcttagcatgcattcttgtatggacgtgggttctagatcctcatctttatccatgatctcaagtgctaccttgtatgcaaataaatcatcaacgttgatatcttttctgttccattgttttccagacatcacatggtttatagagatctcttgattgtccGGTTCTGGTGTCCCGTGAAGTccagcgtcccggacctcacttGGAGGAACGACCGGATCATCGGGTATGGACGGTTCACTCGGCTCGACCGTCATGGTCGGCTCGACCGTTCCAtctatgtcctggacggttttcttaatgctctcggatccagcacctttcttggatttccgaggctgtttgtctttggaaccaattggtctgccACGTTTTAGacgttgcttagactctgtagccacttgacattgtccatcttggacgtcTAATCTTacaggtgcattacaagccgggatgTGTGATATTgtcactctatttgggtcagcaaatgtatctggcagtttattagctagctcttgaagatgtattatcttctggacttctaaatcacaatctttagtccgaggatcttgccaagatgtcgatggtctaaaccattctatttcttttgttatcaaccggctgttatctccccctaaggacggatatgtggactcatcaaactgtgagtcttcgtatctggccttaaacaaatcaccggttgttggctcaagatactttataatacttGGGGattcatatcctacgtatattcccatcctcctctgcggtcccatcttagttctctgtggtggagcaattggaacgtagacggcacatccaaatgttttgatgtgggacacgtctggctcatgacccgtaagtaattgggatggtgaatatctatgctcactagatggcctgatgcgaatcagttccgtagcatgtaaaaccgcatgtccccatgctgataccggaagtttagacttcataagtaatggacgggctatcagctggatacgtttaatgaaagattcggccaagccgttctgtgtatggacatgtgccacggagtgttctacttttacccccatggacatacagtattcattaaacgcctgggacgtgaactcaccagcattgtctagacgtatagtcttgaGTGGAAAGTCTGGAAAAtgtgctctcagccttatcatctgagcaagcagccgtgcaaaggctaggtTCCGAGTGGACAACAGAcatacatgcgaccatctggtcgatgcatcaatgaggaccatgaaatatctaaacgtcccacacggtgggtgtattggtccgcaTATGTCCCCTTGgatcctttccagaaagttcaaggtttctttattaaccttggctggtgatggcctagttatgagtttcccttgtgcacatgcagcacatgtgagatttcgtGGGATCACTCCTTTAAACGTGTGCCCTAATGAATTCATCATTAGTTTTCGCATCATTCctgttccgggatggccaagccggttatgccataaagtgaatagctcTGAGGTATTTGCCTCGACCAtactgatccttgcatagtaAAGACCAGTGGACATTGCGGGCATGGTCTCTAGGATCTTtttattgcctttggtgatcaaagttatgttaaggaattctttgtttccttcttcccatgtttcaaggtgaAAACCGTTCAACCTTATgtccttgaaactcaataagcttcttctagagcttggggaatacaaggcggttttgatctctaggtgagtgcctttgggcatcatcacataggcctggccgtgaccttcaatcaggctggcctcacccgcaatggtttgtacctttgcactttgcattgtgagattcATGAAAtaccttttgtctctaaggatcgtatgacttgtgccactatccaccacaagtatacTCATCTCATCACTCATTTCTATAAGTAAAATTTACTAGACTTTAGAGACTTTGtaaaacttttattataaatgtcatttcataaaataaaaacaccaaatcaaagacataaagcaataagacaatgtgattcgaaaaaCTAGTCCTTTAGACAATCAGAAGTTTCAAAATCCATTTGATCATCCTTGTTGTCTCTGTCGGattcatcatcagcatcatacCCATATCCTTTGTCATCATGACCgttttcttggatcatgtttgcctccgggttcttgttcttgatactctcttgatagagttcGCACAAGTGCTTTGGAGTTCTgcagttcttggcccaatgatTGTCCATCCCGCATCTGTGACATAAGGACttggacgtgtaagatggtttggatataCCACCTCGTCCACGGCCATAACTCCCTCGGCCCCGaccgtaattggaaccacgaccacggttattgtggtttccccTACGGCCGGTTGAGTAGCTATCTCGACCATTATGGTTGTCACGTCTACGCCCCCTGTACCCACCACGGCTATGACCGTATGGTTTCCTGTTGTCTTGGGCATAGTAGATTTCcttgggatctttcttttcaatGTCATGGGCTTCGGGTAATGGTGCTGTCCCGGCCGGTCTAGCTCCACTGTTCTTCATGAGAAGCTCATTATTTGCCTCGGCCAAGAGTAGACaggagatcagatcagtgtatgtggcAAAACCTTTTGTTCTATACTGCTGCTGCAGTACAGAATTCGACTGATTGAAAGTCGTAtaggtcttttcaagcatcatAACATCAGATACTTCTTCACCACACAGTCTTAGTATTGAGACGATTTTGAACAAGGCCGAGTTgtactcatccacggacttgaagTCCATGAATCTGAGATGCATCCAATCGTGCcttgcctttggaagcaacaccatcttttggtgatcatatctgtgCCTTAAAGCATTCCAAAGGTCCAATGGATTCTCAATcgtcatgtactgatctttaagaccttcaatgagatgatggcgcataTAACATATGGCCCTGTATctattcttttcattctcattgctgtcctcgatgatagtatcaccgagtcccttggattttagactaatccttgtgtctag
Encoded here:
- the LOC125605491 gene encoding uncharacterized protein LOC125605491, producing MRHHLIEGLKDQYMTIENPLDLWNALRHRYDHQKMVLLPKARHDWMHLRFMDFKSVDEYNSALFKIVSILRLCGEEVSDVMMLEKTYTTFNQSNSVLQQQYRTKGFATYTDLISCLLLAEANNELLMKNSGARPAGTAPLPEAHDIEKKDPKEIYYAQDNRKPYGHSRGGYRGRRRDNHNGRDSYSTGRRGNHNNRGRGSNYGRGRGSYGRGRGGISKPSYTSKSLCHRCGMDNHWAKNCRTPKH